The DNA sequence TCTGAAGGACGACCCGGCCCCCATCCTCGGCCGCATCACCACCGGCACCGACCTCGCGGCCCTGAGCGCCGCGGACTTCGTCGTGGAGAACGTCACCGAGAACTGGGACATCAAGCGCGACGTCTACGAGAAGATCGACAAGATCTGCCGTCCGGAGGTCGTCTTCGGCGTCAACACCTCCGCGGTGCCCATCACCCGGGTCGGCTCGGTCACCGAGCGTCCCGAGCGCGTGCTCGGGCTGCACTTCATGAATCCCGTGCCGCTGATGGACACGGTCGAGGTCGTCCAGGGCCACTTCACCTCGGAGCAGACCCTGGACACCGCGCTGGGGCTCCTGCGGGACCTCGGCAAGGAGGGCATCGTCGTCCAGGACGCGCCCGGCTTCGTCACCAACCGCGTCCTGATGCTGACGATCAACGAGGCGATCTTCTGCGTCCAGGACCAGGTCGCCACGGCCGATCAGGTCGACCGGATGTTCAAGGGCTGCTTCGGCCACAAGATGGGCCCGCTGGAGACCGGCGACCTCATCGGCCTCGACACGATCCTGAACTCCCTCACCGTCATGTACGAGAGCTTCCGCGACAGCAAGTACCGTCCCGCGCCGCTGCTCCAGCGCATGGTCGACGCCCGGCTGCTGGGCCGCAAGACCGGACGCGGCTTCTACACCTACTGACACCCACCCACACTGGAGGCAGAACCATGCAGAACGACGTGCGCACCCGGGTCCGGGAGTTCCTCGCACCGCAGCTCAACGGCCGCACCCTGGCCGACAGCGACGACATCTTCGCGCTGGGATACGTCAACTCGCTCTTCGCCATGCAACTGGCGCTCTTCGTGGAGCAGGAGTTCTCGCTCCAGCTCACCCCCGACGACATGGAGTTCGACAACTTCCGGACGGTGGACGGACTCGTCCGTCTCGTGACGTCGAAGACCGCGACGGCCGCGTGACCCCGAGGACGCCGTGCGCGGCCGTCGCCGACGGCCGCGCACGGCGTCCGTCCGCGGTGAACGGAGACACAGAAAGGCGTACGACATGACGGCGCGGACCGAGGACGTCGCACCGGGCCCCGACGCGGCCCACGCGTCCGTCGTCACCCTGCTGCTGCGGCTGCGGGCCTCGAACGTCCGGGTGTGGACGTCCGGCGGCCGACTGCACCACGAGGCGCCACCGGAGGGGCTCGACGAGAAGCTGCGCGGGCTCCTGGAGGAGCACGCGGAGGACCTGGCGGCCTACCTCCAGGCCGCCGACGGCGTCGAGTCCTCCACCCACTACGTCACGATGCGCGACGGCGTCCGTATCGCCGTGGACGTGTTTCGCCCCAAGCGGGACGGCCGGGTGGTCGAGGAGCCTTTGCCGGCACTCTGGTGCCACGACCGCTACCACCGCTCGGAGGTGGTGGACGGCGTGACCTGGACCAAGCTCGACAGCCGCCCCTGGCTGCGCCGGATCCTCGACGACGGCTATGTGATCGCCGCCGCCGACGCCCGTGGCACGGGTGCCTCCAGCGGCGTGCGGGGCATGGAGTTCGGCCCGGAGGAGAGCCAGGACGCCCACGAGATCACGGAATGGCTCGCCGCGCGGGACTGGTGCAGCGGGAAGGTCGGCATGTACGGCGAGTCCTACCTCGCCATGACCCAGTTCCTCGCCGCCGGCACCGCCCCGCCCAGCCTGAAGGCGATCTTCCCTCAGGTGGCGCTGTTCGACCTCTACTCGTTTCTCCGCCCCGGAGGGGCGTTCCGGCACGACTTCATCCGGAACTGGGGCGCGATGGTGCGACGGCTGGACACCGAGACCGGGGCCGCCCCCGTACGGGAGGACGCGGCGGCGGTGCGCGCGGCGGCTGAGGAACACCGGGCCAACACGGACGTCTTCGCCAGGGCCGCCGCGCTGCCCTGCCGGGACAGCCGGGGCGAGGGCGACGACGAGCAGCCGTACGCGCGGCAGAGCCCCTCCACCCACGTCGAGGCGATCGCCGCCGCGGGCGTGCCCGTCTACCAGCTCAGCGGCTGGCACGACATGTGGGTGCGGGACGCCTTCCTGTGGCACGCCAATCTCACCGGGCCACGCAAGCTCCTCGTGGGTGACTGGTCGCACAACGGCAGGGACGGCGTCGACCTGGCGGCCGAGCACCTGCGCTGGTTCGACCACTGGCTCAAGGGCGTCGACACCGGCGTCATGGACGAACCGCCCATCCGCTACCAGCGGCGCAACGCGCCCCCCGGCGAGGAGTGGCGCGACACGGACCAATGGCCGCCGGCCGGAGTCCGCACGACGCGGATGTACTTCGGTCCCGGCCCGGCCGTGCCCGTGTCCTCCGTCAACGACGGCACCCTGACGGACCGCGCCCCTTCGCGGCTCGGGGGCTTCGACGACCTCGTCGTCGACTACACGGCAACCTCCGGCACGGCGACCCGCTGGACCGACGGCTACGGCGGACCGTTCGGCTACGAGCCGATGACCGGCAACGACCGGACCGCCCTCACCTACACCACGGCCCCGCTGGAACAGGAGCTGGAGGTGACCGGACACCCGGTCGCGGAACTGTGGGTGACGTCGACCCACCTGGACGGCGACTTCTTCCTCTACCTGGAGGACGTCGACGGCGAAGGGGTCTCCCACTATGTCACCGAGGGAGTGATCCGCGCCTCCCACCGGGCGCTGGGCACCGCCCCGTACGACAACCTCTCACTGCCGTACCACCCGTGCGCGGAGCGGACCCGGGCCACGCTGCCCGAGGAGCCGGTGCCGCTGGTCTTCGACCTGCACCCGGTCAGCCATGTGTTCGCTCCGGGGCACCGGCTCCGGATCGCCGTCACGTGCTGCGACCGGGACAACGCCGAGACACGCGTGCACCACCCGCCGCCCGTCGTCCAGATCCACCGGAGGGGCGCGCACGCGTCCTTCGTCGATCTCCCTGTCCTCCCAGACCTCTCAGCCGCACAGGAGCAAGAGACATGACCGAGACCACCCGACAGGGCACCGAGCCGACGGGCGCCGGGACCGGGGAGTTCCACACACGCGTCGCGCTGCACACCCCGGTTGCCGGGCAGCTCGCCTCCGAGATCGAGCGCCGGCTCCTGTTCGTGTCGTCGCAGATCACGGGATACGAGCTGGAGACGGCCGACGGCGAGGTGCGCGGGGTGACCCTCCGCTCCGCCACCCCGCTCCCCGCGGACGAGCTCACCGAGAAGGTCAACCGGGTCGTCGACGGCGACGTCCGCAAACAGCGGACGACCCCACCGAAGTCGGTGTGGACCTCCTCGCACGACCGGGCGGTCGAGGAGGGGACGTTCGAACTGCTGGCGCAGGCGGGCGCGGTGACCGAGGCGGGCGAGGGACAGGTCGCCGTCGGCGAGCCGCTGCTGTCTCTGCTGGCGTACTTCGACCGGGCGGTGAAGCGGATCCTGGGCGAGGACTTCAACCCGACGGAGTACCGCTACCCGACGCTGATCAGCACCGAGGCCCTCGCGACGGCGGGCTACTTCGCCTCGTTCCCGCAGCACCTGATGTTCGTGACGCGCCTGCACAACGACATCGACGTGTACCAGGGCTTCCAGCGATCGTACGGCGAGACCGG is a window from the Streptomyces sp. NBC_00299 genome containing:
- a CDS encoding acyl carrier protein gives rise to the protein MQNDVRTRVREFLAPQLNGRTLADSDDIFALGYVNSLFAMQLALFVEQEFSLQLTPDDMEFDNFRTVDGLVRLVTSKTATAA
- a CDS encoding CocE/NonD family hydrolase, producing the protein MTARTEDVAPGPDAAHASVVTLLLRLRASNVRVWTSGGRLHHEAPPEGLDEKLRGLLEEHAEDLAAYLQAADGVESSTHYVTMRDGVRIAVDVFRPKRDGRVVEEPLPALWCHDRYHRSEVVDGVTWTKLDSRPWLRRILDDGYVIAAADARGTGASSGVRGMEFGPEESQDAHEITEWLAARDWCSGKVGMYGESYLAMTQFLAAGTAPPSLKAIFPQVALFDLYSFLRPGGAFRHDFIRNWGAMVRRLDTETGAAPVREDAAAVRAAAEEHRANTDVFARAAALPCRDSRGEGDDEQPYARQSPSTHVEAIAAAGVPVYQLSGWHDMWVRDAFLWHANLTGPRKLLVGDWSHNGRDGVDLAAEHLRWFDHWLKGVDTGVMDEPPIRYQRRNAPPGEEWRDTDQWPPAGVRTTRMYFGPGPAVPVSSVNDGTLTDRAPSRLGGFDDLVVDYTATSGTATRWTDGYGGPFGYEPMTGNDRTALTYTTAPLEQELEVTGHPVAELWVTSTHLDGDFFLYLEDVDGEGVSHYVTEGVIRASHRALGTAPYDNLSLPYHPCAERTRATLPEEPVPLVFDLHPVSHVFAPGHRLRIAVTCCDRDNAETRVHHPPPVVQIHRRGAHASFVDLPVLPDLSAAQEQET
- a CDS encoding 3-hydroxyacyl-CoA dehydrogenase family protein: MNIRTVGVIGAGTIGRGVAQSLAQSAFDVLLVDVSEEQLASATTQIGNDLRLQGMFRAERLKDDPAPILGRITTGTDLAALSAADFVVENVTENWDIKRDVYEKIDKICRPEVVFGVNTSAVPITRVGSVTERPERVLGLHFMNPVPLMDTVEVVQGHFTSEQTLDTALGLLRDLGKEGIVVQDAPGFVTNRVLMLTINEAIFCVQDQVATADQVDRMFKGCFGHKMGPLETGDLIGLDTILNSLTVMYESFRDSKYRPAPLLQRMVDARLLGRKTGRGFYTY